Proteins from a genomic interval of Plodia interpunctella isolate USDA-ARS_2022_Savannah chromosome 20, ilPloInte3.2, whole genome shotgun sequence:
- the LOC128678860 gene encoding bombyxin A-3 homolog, with protein sequence MKVQLFSLLIIAAILSVESSNPQFYCGRRLASALAYLCPYEEDALSKRSVDRIQDLEGSWSWFYPKSRALGAMRAKRQGVASECCDKPCDLSELLSYC encoded by the coding sequence ATGAAGGTCCAATTGTTTTCTTTACTGATCATCGCCGCCATTTTGTCAGTGGAGTCATCCAACCCACAATTCTATTGTGGAAGACGTCTAGCTTCAGCTTTAGCTTATTTATGTCCATACGAAGAGGATGCTCTTTCCAAAAGGTCTGTGGATAGAATACAGGATTTGGAAGGCAGTTGGTCCTGGTTTTACCCAAAATCAAGGGCGTTGGGGGCGATGAGAGCGAAGCGGCAGGGGGTGGCCAGTGAATGCTGCGACAAGCCTTGTGACCTCTCAGAACTACTCAGCTACTGCTAG